From Anaerococcus urinomassiliensis:
TTTAATTAATCCTATTTTTACTATCTCCTGTTTTTAAGACTTCTACCACAGCATTTAAGGCATATTTTGCTTGGTTTTCTAGGGAGGTATTGGTCAGATATGTTATGTGAGGATAGTAATCGACCCTATCATTAGACAAAAGCCTATCAAGAATCTCATCTTGGTAGTTTGGATCTTTCCTGCCATTTATAACCTTCTCATTTTCATAGACATCAAGGCCAGCAAAGGCAATCTTTCCACTATCAATGGCATCTAGCAAGTCTTTTGTATTGATAAGACCTCCCCTAGCACAATTAAATATCAATGCTCCATCTTTCATCTTGGCAAAAGCTTCCTTATCAAAGAAGTGATAGTTTTCCTCTGTAAGGGCTGAATGAATTGTTATGATGTCTGATTTTTTCAAAAGCTCATCATAAGAAGATAAAAATGTCACTCCATCAATATCTTTTTTGCCACGAGGGCTGTAAGTAACTACATTTGCTCCAAAGGCATCTGCAATCTTTGCTACATCTTGGCCAATCCTTCCAAGGCCATAGATGCCCAAAGTCTTGCCCTTAAATGTTTGTCCTAAGATATTTGCCTTTTGCCTATAGTCGTTATCCCTTAAGTTCTTTTGAATTTCTTTATCTTTCTTTAGTGCCTTTAGAATCATCATTATGGTAAATTCTGCTATGGATTCTGGAGAATAGTCTGGAACATTAGTGATGATAATGTCATTTTCCTTTGCTTTTTCAAGGTCGAAGATATCATAGCCAACTGATGTTAAGGCAATCTGCTTGATACCTAGTCTATGTAATTTCTCATAGATAAGATTGTCAAAAGATTTGGGTAGGGTCATGGCAATTCCATCATAATCAGCCAATATATCCAAATTATCTGGGCTAAGTTTCTCGTCAATTATATCAACTTTTATCTTATTTTCATTTTCCCACTCCTTGACATAGTCATAGGCCAGGTGATGGGCTTTAAAAAACGCTATTTTCATATTTTCACCTCATATATTGGATTTTTACCCAATTTTAGGCAAAATAAAAAGAACCCTAGGGTCCTTTAAAATTTTATTATTTATTTTTTCTGTTTTTTCTTTTAGCAGCGTCATTTTTTTTCTTTCTAATAACGCTTGGTTTTTCGTAGTGTTCTCTTCTTCTGTATTCAGAAAGTACACCGGATCTTGCGCATTGTCTTTTGAATCTTTTAATTGCACTATCGATTGATTCGTTTTCTCCAACTCTGATCTCTGTCATCTCTATCCCCCCTCTCGTATAACACAATTTTTTCAATATTCTAAGTTACAAATCAGCCTGGTGGCCAGTTAAATGATCTGCCCCCTAGTACATGAAAATGCAAGTGAGGAACGCTTTGTCCCCCTTCTTCGCCAATGTTTGTGACAACTCTGTAGCCTTCTAGGCCTTTATCTTTGGCAAGTTTTGCTATAGTTAGCATAATTTGACTTATAAGAGCGCTGTCAGCTTCATCAAGCGTAGCTAAACTTGTTATGTGCTTTTTTGGTATAACAAGAAAATGGATAGGTGCTTGTGGATCTAGATCATTAAATGCAATTAAATTTTCATCTTCATAGATCGCTTCAGTAGGAATTTCTCCTGCTGCAATCTTGCAAAATACACAATCCATACTTCACCCCCATTGCTATATATAATACCACAAGAAAAAATCTCAGTCAACAAAATATTGATAAATAGACATCTAATATTTTAGTTTTTTTAGATAATTTCTCCGACAAGTTCACCTTCTATGATATCGGTGATTTTTACCTCTACTATAGTGTTGGCTTCTATATCATTTTTGACATTTACCTTTAGGTAATTTGTTGAATATCCTCCAGAGTATCCTTCTAGGTCAGATTTTGATTCTATAAGAACTTCTAGAACTTTTCCTATTTGTTTTTTGAGAAAGTCCATCCTATTTTTTTCTTCTATTCTTTCTAGGTCGTGGAGCCTTTGTTTTTTGATATTTCCATCAATTTGTCCACCCATTTTGGCAGCTCTTGTGCCTTCTCTTGGCGAATATTTGAATAGGTGAGTTTTGGCAAATTTAATCTCATCTACAAATTCCATAGTTTCTTTATGGTTTTCTTCGCTCTCATTTGGAAAGCCTACTATGATATCAGTCGTAAGTCCAGCATTTGGAAAGACCTCTCTTATAAGGTCAACTTTTTCCCTATACATTTTCCTATCGTACTTGCGATTCATAGCCTTAAGGATGTCATCAGATCCTGATTGTAGGGATAGGTGGAAGTGGTCGCAGGCCTTGCCAGTTTCCTTCATTCTCTCTAGGAAATCTCGGCTTATATGCCTTGGCTCCATGGATGAAAGTCTGATACGGCAAATCCCCTCTACACTTGCCACAGCTTCTATGACATCTATTAGGGAAATATCGCTATCAAAGTCCTTGCCATAGCTTGCAACATGTATGCCTGTTAGGACT
This genomic window contains:
- the mtaB gene encoding tRNA (N(6)-L-threonylcarbamoyladenosine(37)-C(2))-methylthiotransferase MtaB, which codes for MANTFNIITLGCKVNQYESEAVEELFLQKGYEKAHSNADIYVINTCTVTNMSDRKSRQMISKARRDNPDAIVAVMGCYSQVKPEEVAKIEGVDIVLGSRNKENVVDLCEDILQNKNAIDKIIAPSESKTFEELQISNQTEMTRAYIKIQDGCNMYCSYCLIPYARGNIVSRDIDSIVEETKRLADNGFKEIVLTGIHVASYGKDFDSDISLIDVIEAVASVEGICRIRLSSMEPRHISRDFLERMKETGKACDHFHLSLQSGSDDILKAMNRKYDRKMYREKVDLIREVFPNAGLTTDIIVGFPNESEENHKETMEFVDEIKFAKTHLFKYSPREGTRAAKMGGQIDGNIKKQRLHDLERIEEKNRMDFLKKQIGKVLEVLIESKSDLEGYSGGYSTNYLKVNVKNDIEANTIVEVKITDIIEGELVGEII
- a CDS encoding NAD(P)-dependent oxidoreductase, with translation MKIAFFKAHHLAYDYVKEWENENKIKVDIIDEKLSPDNLDILADYDGIAMTLPKSFDNLIYEKLHRLGIKQIALTSVGYDIFDLEKAKENDIIITNVPDYSPESIAEFTIMMILKALKKDKEIQKNLRDNDYRQKANILGQTFKGKTLGIYGLGRIGQDVAKIADAFGANVVTYSPRGKKDIDGVTFLSSYDELLKKSDIITIHSALTEENYHFFDKEAFAKMKDGALIFNCARGGLINTKDLLDAIDSGKIAFAGLDVYENEKVINGRKDPNYQDEILDRLLSNDRVDYYPHITYLTNTSLENQAKYALNAVVEVLKTGDSKNRIN
- a CDS encoding histidine triad nucleotide-binding protein — its product is MDCVFCKIAAGEIPTEAIYEDENLIAFNDLDPQAPIHFLVIPKKHITSLATLDEADSALISQIMLTIAKLAKDKGLEGYRVVTNIGEEGGQSVPHLHFHVLGGRSFNWPPG
- the rpsU gene encoding 30S ribosomal protein S21, whose protein sequence is MTEIRVGENESIDSAIKRFKRQCARSGVLSEYRRREHYEKPSVIRKKKNDAAKRKNRKNK